One genomic segment of Occultella kanbiaonis includes these proteins:
- a CDS encoding peptidoglycan DD-metalloendopeptidase family protein produces MSAEQPVPARQDDVGEHDDDLVTEEVVEFDDGVEYVPPPAPPGEREPGPKWVTPLPVGVRATSNFGPRGGILHAGDDYAPPKPAQQGIPVFAIADGVVVAAKVKALKGHSGNGVLIDHGGKVRSYYGHLASFKVGATQRVRAGQQVGVMGHTGNVKPSGAAGTHLHLGVLVGGAFTDPSVFLSARGVRIGSSATHDTGPITPKTQGQPRPKGHDPAVEKIMRNALIPLGYYRGRPDGVAGDLYRAAVSAYQRAQRWPKGGLPAQGSWDARTQAHFGWTRTLQAALNGWAGADLAVDGDYLARTAARVLEVMTRNHGGAYPATARVDGEPGPVFCRMLGIGAHP; encoded by the coding sequence GTGAGTGCGGAGCAGCCGGTGCCGGCGCGGCAGGATGACGTCGGCGAGCACGACGACGATCTGGTCACCGAGGAGGTCGTCGAATTCGACGACGGCGTGGAGTACGTCCCGCCGCCGGCGCCACCGGGTGAGCGCGAACCCGGGCCGAAGTGGGTCACGCCGCTGCCCGTGGGGGTGCGGGCCACCTCGAACTTCGGCCCTCGCGGCGGGATCCTGCACGCGGGCGACGACTACGCCCCGCCCAAGCCCGCCCAGCAGGGCATCCCGGTGTTCGCGATCGCCGACGGCGTGGTGGTCGCGGCCAAGGTCAAGGCGCTGAAGGGCCACTCCGGCAACGGCGTGCTGATCGACCACGGCGGCAAGGTCCGGTCCTACTACGGCCACCTCGCGTCGTTCAAGGTCGGCGCCACGCAGCGGGTGCGCGCCGGGCAGCAGGTGGGCGTGATGGGCCACACCGGCAACGTCAAGCCCTCCGGTGCCGCCGGCACCCACCTGCACCTGGGGGTCCTGGTCGGTGGCGCCTTCACCGACCCGTCCGTGTTCCTCTCGGCGCGCGGGGTGAGGATCGGCAGTTCGGCCACCCACGACACCGGCCCGATCACGCCCAAGACCCAGGGGCAGCCGAGACCGAAGGGCCACGACCCCGCGGTGGAGAAGATCATGCGGAACGCCCTGATCCCGCTCGGCTACTACCGGGGCCGGCCCGACGGTGTTGCCGGGGACCTGTACCGGGCGGCCGTCAGCGCCTATCAGCGGGCGCAGCGCTGGCCCAAGGGCGGGCTGCCGGCGCAGGGCTCCTGGGACGCGCGCACGCAGGCCCACTTCGGCTGGACGAGAACGCTCCAGGCCGCGCTGAACGGGTGGGCGGGTGCCGATCTCGCCGTCGACGGGGACTACCTCGCCAGGACCGCGGCTCGCGTCCTGGAGGTCATGACCCGCAACCACGGCGGCGCCTACCCGGCCACGGCCCGGGTCGACGGCGAGCCCGGGCCGGTCTTCTGCAGGATGCTCGGGATCGGCGCGCATCCCTGA
- a CDS encoding S9 family peptidase yields MRPEHLSLYTRPGTPTLHPDGTWAVVALTRTDVEDDSYRSALWRHDLPSGALRPFTHGAKDSEPVISPDGQWLAFVRAPEGGKPQLAVMATGGGEPRLLTDHPTGISGRPVFSPDSQRIAYTARVPEAGRYGTDEKVGPGAEPPRHITTFTYRNDGIGFYGDRPQHVFVIDVPAVPDPTADLPSVGQASDSKGSGAKGTDGAAGAAVPGRLATAGVEPVQVTSAAQDHRSPVWTPDGAGLLVLRGVADALVPELVHHDAADTSAARVLDVGPGNVGAVLFDDDAVWLLRADLGDDDMDFIGRSAALYRGRWDGATITDLEGLTDPVTESLGGTVFLAVDGGVLLTRERRGTTELVRWADGELTPVFEGAAEVTGADISDDGAQILLAATAVDSVGDLWLVEGESPGRVSDLSARLRTEAGVLEPVELEATSDDGYPVHGWVVTPSGPGPHPVLLLIHGGPHAQYTPTFFDEVQVYAAAGYAVVFCNPRGSSGYGQEHGRAITGAFGDRDTADVLAFLDAALAADPTLDADRVGVLGGSYGGYLTAWLTTRTDRFVAAIVERGFLDPVSFEGSSDIGWFFGRRYLGDDPTAVAAQSPMAHLDKVRTPTLVIHSEQDWRCPVEQGQRWYVGLKRRGVETEFLLFPGEGHELSRSGQPKHRIARFEHILAWWAKHLPVEAPVG; encoded by the coding sequence ATGCGTCCCGAACACCTGAGCCTGTACACCCGACCCGGCACCCCGACCCTGCACCCCGACGGCACCTGGGCGGTGGTCGCGCTGACCCGCACCGACGTCGAGGACGACTCCTACCGGTCCGCGCTGTGGCGCCACGACCTGCCGTCCGGCGCACTGCGTCCGTTCACGCACGGCGCCAAGGACTCCGAGCCCGTCATCTCCCCGGACGGGCAGTGGCTCGCGTTCGTGCGTGCCCCCGAGGGCGGCAAGCCGCAGCTCGCGGTCATGGCCACCGGCGGCGGCGAACCACGGCTGCTCACCGACCACCCGACCGGGATCTCCGGCCGGCCGGTGTTCTCCCCGGACTCCCAGCGGATCGCCTACACCGCCCGGGTGCCCGAGGCCGGCCGGTACGGCACCGACGAGAAGGTCGGTCCCGGCGCCGAACCGCCCCGGCACATCACCACGTTCACCTACCGCAACGACGGCATCGGCTTCTACGGAGACCGGCCGCAACACGTGTTCGTGATCGACGTGCCGGCTGTGCCGGACCCGACGGCGGACCTTCCGTCCGTGGGGCAGGCTTCCGATTCGAAGGGGTCCGGTGCGAAGGGCACCGACGGCGCCGCGGGCGCCGCGGTGCCCGGCCGGTTGGCGACGGCGGGGGTCGAGCCGGTGCAGGTCACCTCGGCCGCCCAGGACCACCGGAGCCCGGTGTGGACGCCGGACGGTGCTGGGCTGCTCGTGCTGCGCGGGGTCGCGGACGCGCTCGTGCCCGAGCTGGTCCACCACGACGCGGCTGATACGTCCGCGGCGCGGGTGCTCGACGTCGGCCCCGGTAACGTCGGCGCCGTCCTGTTCGACGACGACGCCGTCTGGCTGCTGCGGGCCGACCTCGGTGACGACGACATGGACTTCATCGGCCGCTCGGCGGCCCTGTACCGCGGGCGCTGGGACGGGGCCACGATCACCGACCTGGAGGGCCTGACCGACCCGGTCACCGAGAGCCTCGGCGGCACGGTGTTCCTCGCCGTCGACGGCGGGGTACTGCTCACCCGTGAACGGCGCGGCACCACCGAGCTCGTGCGCTGGGCCGACGGTGAGCTGACGCCCGTCTTCGAGGGCGCCGCTGAGGTCACCGGCGCCGACATCAGCGACGACGGTGCCCAGATCCTGCTGGCCGCGACCGCCGTCGACAGTGTCGGCGACCTCTGGCTCGTCGAGGGCGAGAGCCCGGGCCGGGTCAGCGACCTCTCCGCCCGGCTGCGGACCGAGGCGGGGGTGCTCGAGCCGGTCGAGCTGGAGGCCACGAGCGACGACGGCTACCCCGTGCACGGCTGGGTGGTGACGCCGTCAGGTCCTGGCCCGCACCCGGTGCTGCTGCTCATCCACGGCGGCCCGCACGCCCAGTACACCCCGACGTTCTTCGACGAGGTGCAGGTGTACGCGGCGGCCGGGTACGCCGTCGTGTTCTGCAACCCGCGCGGCTCCTCCGGGTACGGGCAGGAGCACGGCCGGGCGATCACCGGTGCGTTCGGTGACCGGGACACCGCCGACGTGCTCGCCTTCCTCGACGCCGCCCTGGCCGCCGACCCCACCCTCGACGCCGACCGCGTGGGCGTGCTCGGTGGGTCCTACGGCGGGTACCTGACGGCCTGGCTGACCACGCGCACGGACCGGTTCGTGGCCGCGATCGTGGAGCGCGGCTTCCTGGACCCGGTGAGCTTCGAGGGCTCGAGCGACATCGGCTGGTTCTTCGGGCGGCGCTACCTCGGCGACGACCCGACGGCGGTCGCCGCGCAGAGTCCGATGGCGCACCTGGACAAGGTCCGCACGCCCACCCTCGTGATCCACTCCGAGCAGGACTGGCGGTGCCCGGTCGAGCAGGGGCAGCGTTGGTACGTGGGGCTCAAGCGGCGTGGGGTCGAGACCGAGTTCCTGTTGTTCCCGGGGGAGGGGCACGAACTGAGCCGGTCCGGCCAGCCCAAGCACCGCATCGCGCGGTTCGAGCACATCCTCGCGTGGTGGGCCAAGCACCTGCCGGTGGAGGCGCCGGTGGGCTAG